Proteins from a genomic interval of Ferrimicrobium sp.:
- the rpe gene encoding ribulose-phosphate 3-epimerase, producing the protein MTKTTDHHNGERVIEIAPSILPCDFGRLGEELAALEEAGVDRIHWDVMDGVFVPNITIGAPVITSCRRYSALPYEVHLMIVDPERYVAEFADAGCELITIHAEATRHLHRTLGLIKSLGVRAGVALNPATPLSAVEHVMDELDVLMIMTVNPGFGGQHYIKAMDAKILAAVALREATNPLVKIEVDGGVSEETLAGCVMNGAEILVSGSALLAHRGHLLAAVNNFHQLAQEAFTQRAL; encoded by the coding sequence TTGACGAAGACAACCGATCACCACAATGGCGAGCGCGTGATCGAAATCGCCCCCTCGATCTTGCCTTGCGACTTTGGGCGCCTGGGCGAGGAGCTGGCAGCCCTTGAGGAGGCTGGTGTCGATCGAATCCATTGGGATGTCATGGATGGGGTCTTCGTTCCAAACATCACCATCGGCGCACCGGTCATCACCAGTTGCCGACGCTATAGCGCGCTTCCCTACGAGGTACACCTTATGATCGTTGACCCTGAGCGCTACGTCGCAGAATTCGCGGATGCTGGATGTGAGCTCATCACCATACACGCTGAGGCAACACGACACCTGCATCGGACGCTCGGACTGATCAAATCCCTCGGAGTACGCGCCGGGGTCGCCCTCAATCCGGCAACGCCTCTCAGTGCAGTCGAGCACGTCATGGATGAACTCGATGTGCTGATGATTATGACCGTCAACCCTGGATTTGGGGGCCAACATTACATCAAGGCGATGGATGCCAAAATTCTCGCCGCCGTTGCCCTGCGCGAAGCGACCAACCCCTTGGTCAAGATCGAGGTGGATGGGGGGGTCTCGGAGGAGACGTTGGCCGGTTGTGTCATGAATGGTGCCGAGATCCTCGTCTCCGGCTCAGCTCTGCTCGCCCACCGGGGTCATCTGCTCGCCGCCGTCAACAACTTTCATCAGCTTGCACAAGAAGCGTTTACCCAACGCGCCCTCTGA
- the rlmN gene encoding 23S rRNA (adenine(2503)-C(2))-methyltransferase RlmN produces the protein MPSIFDLDHDGAATALGARYRADQLFEGLFDKALPVAEITSLPVRLRNELEREYPLGLNELTATTSDDASTRKWLFAIDGGHRIETVLMEYPQRATVCISTQAGCAMACSFCATGQGGFGRQLTSAEIIEQVYRAKQAALPRRLSNIVLMGMGEPLANYRSVALALHAIVERFKISPRRITVSTVGVVPGIERLAKEGLPLTLAVSLHAANDEDRSTIIPLNRRYPIERIVTSCERWTKATSRLISLEWAMIDGFNDTPKALAELTEIALRLRAHVNLIPLNPTPGYLVRGSTRDRVIAFQRGLQANGIRTTIRSTRGQSIDAACGQLAMRDTATQIRHRSRPGPKGTSELVGMSIDRRG, from the coding sequence ATGCCTTCGATTTTCGATCTTGACCACGATGGTGCCGCGACGGCACTCGGGGCGCGATATCGGGCAGACCAACTCTTTGAGGGACTCTTTGACAAGGCATTACCCGTCGCCGAGATCACCTCGCTTCCCGTTCGCCTGAGAAACGAACTCGAACGTGAGTATCCCTTGGGCCTCAATGAGCTCACCGCCACCACCAGCGATGATGCGAGCACCCGTAAGTGGCTTTTTGCCATCGACGGAGGTCACCGTATCGAAACCGTCCTCATGGAGTACCCGCAGCGGGCAACCGTTTGCATATCGACCCAGGCAGGCTGTGCCATGGCGTGCAGCTTCTGTGCCACCGGTCAAGGAGGTTTTGGGCGCCAACTCACCAGCGCCGAGATCATCGAACAGGTGTATCGGGCAAAGCAGGCCGCGCTGCCACGCCGCTTATCAAACATCGTCCTCATGGGCATGGGGGAACCACTTGCGAACTATCGCTCGGTGGCCCTTGCGCTCCACGCCATCGTTGAGCGCTTCAAGATCTCGCCCCGACGGATCACTGTCTCCACGGTTGGTGTCGTTCCCGGGATCGAACGGCTCGCAAAGGAAGGTCTGCCACTCACCCTTGCGGTCTCACTCCACGCCGCCAACGACGAGGATCGGTCGACCATTATCCCTCTCAATCGGCGCTACCCGATCGAGCGTATCGTGACCAGCTGTGAACGCTGGACCAAGGCAACGTCGCGACTCATCAGCCTTGAATGGGCGATGATCGACGGCTTCAACGACACGCCCAAGGCGCTCGCTGAGCTCACCGAGATCGCTTTGCGATTACGGGCTCACGTCAATCTCATCCCTTTGAATCCGACGCCCGGGTATCTCGTTCGAGGAAGCACCCGCGACCGGGTGATCGCCTTTCAACGAGGGCTACAGGCCAATGGCATCCGCACGACAATCCGCTCCACCCGGGGTCAATCCATTGACGCCGCCTGTGGACAGCTGGCCATGCGCGATACGGCCACCCAGATACGACATAGGTCACGACCTGGGCCCAAGGGAACCAGCGAACTCGTTGGCATGTCAATCGATCGGCGTGGATGA
- a CDS encoding ABC transporter substrate-binding protein, whose translation MTQRKRFAALALAASGILAACGSTSSTTSSSSTSSPSSTATANVTVAYVPIPLFDPLYIAMAKGYFAKEHVNVHLTVVSSGQSATTLAATNRVQVVLGGFSAGMFDAIKQGLNFKVVGSMAAEAPGQAANGLVVANGVVPAGKKLTASELRGAKIGIDGGAGAAGGYLLAEALKPYHLTLADVNVVNLGLPDMQTALANRSVVAAYPSAPFLSAILAAKDGTLVQPAPVDAAVVGVIYGGAFAKTPAAQRFFDALAEGSKDLQGSAQTSAANLAIIAKATGESTSILKAEPPSIYAPNLAPPVSTLTAMQNVYIANGLVDYHHALSTSAYVDTSFADRVPAS comes from the coding sequence ATGACTCAACGCAAGCGCTTCGCAGCCCTAGCTCTCGCAGCATCAGGCATCCTCGCCGCCTGTGGGAGTACCAGCTCCACGACGTCTTCGAGCTCAACCAGTTCGCCAAGCTCTACCGCCACAGCCAACGTCACGGTTGCCTATGTGCCGATCCCTCTCTTCGATCCGTTGTATATCGCTATGGCAAAGGGTTACTTCGCCAAGGAGCATGTCAATGTGCACCTCACCGTCGTCTCCTCCGGACAAAGTGCAACGACACTTGCAGCGACGAACCGAGTCCAAGTCGTTCTCGGTGGCTTCTCCGCTGGCATGTTCGATGCCATCAAGCAGGGGTTGAACTTTAAAGTTGTCGGCTCGATGGCGGCAGAGGCACCTGGGCAGGCCGCCAATGGCCTCGTGGTGGCCAATGGCGTCGTCCCCGCCGGTAAGAAGCTGACCGCCTCCGAACTTCGCGGCGCCAAGATCGGCATCGACGGTGGCGCTGGTGCCGCCGGTGGTTACCTACTCGCTGAAGCCCTCAAGCCGTATCATCTCACATTGGCAGATGTGAACGTGGTCAACCTGGGCCTCCCTGACATGCAGACGGCACTCGCCAATCGTTCGGTGGTCGCCGCCTACCCCTCAGCCCCCTTCCTTTCGGCAATCTTGGCTGCCAAGGATGGCACGTTGGTCCAACCAGCACCAGTAGATGCCGCCGTCGTCGGCGTGATCTACGGAGGTGCATTTGCCAAGACACCGGCAGCGCAACGCTTCTTTGACGCACTAGCCGAGGGCTCCAAGGATCTGCAAGGGTCTGCCCAAACGAGCGCGGCCAACCTCGCGATCATCGCGAAGGCGACTGGCGAGTCCACGAGCATCCTGAAGGCCGAACCACCGAGCATCTACGCCCCCAACCTGGCACCTCCAGTCTCGACGCTAACCGCCATGCAAAATGTGTACATCGCGAACGGCCTTGTCGACTACCACCACGCGCTCAGCACTTCCGCCTACGTTGATACAAGTTTTGCCGATAGGGTGCCAGCAAGCTAA